In one Halorubrum sp. CBA1229 genomic region, the following are encoded:
- a CDS encoding CDP-alcohol phosphatidyltransferase family protein — MAETRRRRSVRVGVGLGLPLLAAIALAALLSRLFPADVTGRWGVSPAVVAGVCWAGQLWYVGYGLDPKGLTDGFWRRLFGLANAVTLVRGALYAVVAGFVVVPPETPLAWVPALCYGTGVALDNLDGTVARTVGRETEVGRRLDMAFDTFGFVAAPLVAVLWGLLPVWYLSISAARYVFRGAVWLRRARGLPVGDLPDSDLGKYLAGVQMGFVTVALVPPAPTELVWTIAPVVLAPSLAVFTRDYLAVSGRLPGHR, encoded by the coding sequence ATGGCCGAGACCCGCCGGCGGCGCTCCGTCCGCGTCGGGGTCGGTCTCGGGCTCCCGCTCCTCGCCGCGATCGCGCTCGCCGCCCTCCTGTCGCGGCTGTTTCCGGCGGACGTGACGGGCCGGTGGGGGGTCTCGCCCGCCGTCGTCGCCGGCGTCTGCTGGGCCGGACAGCTCTGGTACGTCGGCTACGGGCTCGATCCTAAGGGGCTGACCGACGGGTTCTGGCGGCGGCTGTTCGGGCTCGCGAACGCGGTCACGCTCGTACGGGGGGCGCTGTACGCGGTCGTCGCCGGGTTCGTCGTCGTGCCCCCGGAGACACCGCTCGCGTGGGTGCCCGCGCTGTGTTACGGGACGGGCGTCGCCCTCGACAACCTCGACGGGACCGTCGCCAGGACTGTCGGCCGGGAGACGGAGGTCGGCCGGCGGCTCGACATGGCGTTCGACACGTTCGGGTTCGTCGCCGCGCCGCTGGTGGCGGTGCTGTGGGGGCTGCTCCCGGTCTGGTACCTCTCGATCTCCGCCGCGCGGTACGTCTTCCGCGGGGCCGTGTGGCTGCGGCGCGCCCGCGGGCTCCCCGTCGGCGACCTCCCCGACAGCGACCTCGGGAAGTACCTCGCGGGCGTGCAGATGGGCTTCGTGACGGTCGCGCTCGTCCCGCCCGCGCCGACGGAGCTCGTGTGGACTATCGCGCCCGTCGTCCTCGCGCCGTCGCTGGCGGTGTTTACGCGGGACTACCTCGCCGTCAGCGGACGGCTCCCGGGTCACCGCTGA
- a CDS encoding zinc-binding alcohol dehydrogenase yields MTDAALYFTGPETVEVRAATVGEPDADELLVDTRASAISAGTELLVYRDQTPDDLPADEALDALDGDLSYPLRYGYAASGVVRAAGADVDPDWVGRSVFSFVPHQTSFRATPDSVVALPSGTTPAAGSLLPSVETATNVVLDAAPRLGERVVVFGAGVIGLCVTRLLADFPLESLVVVDPIERRRDLAAALGADRTTTPAEVGAADSADSAGSGLADATLPADGADLAIELSGQPSALDDAIGAVGYDARIVVGSWYGTKRAPIDLGGRFHRDRIDIVSSQVSTISPELRGRWDRDRRMDAALDRLDGIPADELITHRIPFERAPEAYELLDSGSDEAVQVILEYS; encoded by the coding sequence ATGACCGACGCCGCGCTCTACTTCACGGGCCCCGAGACCGTCGAGGTCCGAGCGGCGACCGTCGGCGAGCCCGACGCCGACGAGCTGCTCGTCGACACCCGCGCCTCGGCGATAAGCGCCGGGACGGAGCTGCTCGTGTACCGCGATCAGACCCCGGACGACCTCCCGGCCGACGAGGCGCTCGACGCGCTCGACGGCGACCTCTCGTACCCCCTCCGGTACGGCTACGCCGCGAGCGGCGTCGTCCGCGCGGCCGGCGCCGACGTCGACCCGGACTGGGTCGGCCGGTCGGTGTTCTCGTTCGTCCCCCACCAGACGAGCTTCCGTGCGACGCCCGACTCGGTGGTCGCGCTCCCGTCGGGGACGACCCCGGCCGCCGGGTCGCTGCTCCCCTCGGTCGAGACCGCGACGAACGTCGTCCTCGACGCCGCGCCGCGGCTCGGAGAGCGGGTCGTGGTGTTCGGCGCCGGGGTGATCGGGCTCTGCGTCACTCGCCTGCTGGCCGATTTCCCGCTGGAGTCGCTGGTCGTCGTCGACCCGATCGAACGCCGTCGGGACCTCGCCGCTGCGCTCGGCGCCGACCGGACGACGACGCCGGCCGAAGTCGGCGCCGCCGACTCCGCCGACTCCGCCGGTTCGGGCCTCGCAGACGCGACCCTCCCCGCCGACGGCGCCGACCTCGCGATCGAGCTGTCCGGCCAGCCGAGCGCGCTCGACGACGCGATCGGGGCCGTCGGCTACGACGCGCGGATCGTCGTCGGCTCGTGGTACGGGACCAAGCGCGCGCCGATCGACCTCGGCGGGCGGTTCCACCGCGACCGCATCGACATCGTCTCCAGTCAGGTGTCGACGATCAGCCCGGAGCTCCGCGGGCGCTGGGACCGCGATCGGCGCATGGACGCGGCGCTCGACCGGCTCGACGGGATCCCCGCCGACGAGCTGATCACCCACCGGATCCCGTTCGAGCGCGCGCCGGAGGCGTACGAGCTGCTCGATTCGGGATCCGACGAGGCGGTGCAAGTCATTTTGGAGTACTCGTGA
- the ftsZ gene encoding cell division protein FtsZ, whose translation MQDLVQDALDNAEAEKRDMDSVDMDDDEFGDPRIVIVGAGGAGNNTINRLYNIGVDGADTVAINTDKQHLKMVEADTKILVGKSLTQGLGAGGDPKMGERATEMAQGTIKEVLGDADLVFVTAGMGGGTGTGAAPVVSKIAKEQGAIVVGMVSTPFNVERARTVKAEEGLETLRNEADSIIVLDNNRLLDYVPNLPIGKAFSVMDQIIAETVKGISETITQPSLINLDYADMSTIMNQGGVAVMLVGETQDKNKTQEVVNDAMNHPLLDVDYRGASGGLVHITGGPDLTLKEAEGIANNITERLEASANVIWGARIQDEYKGKVRVMAIMTGVQSAQVLGPSTQKQADKSRAAVDADDLGDSRSRAAETNGTAGATASGGADQGAWESDGGTEPVEKNNGLDVIR comes from the coding sequence ATGCAAGATCTCGTTCAGGACGCCCTCGACAACGCGGAAGCGGAGAAGCGCGACATGGACTCCGTCGACATGGACGACGACGAGTTCGGGGACCCCCGAATCGTCATCGTCGGCGCCGGCGGCGCCGGGAACAACACGATCAACCGGCTGTACAACATCGGCGTCGACGGCGCCGACACCGTCGCGATCAACACGGACAAACAGCACCTCAAGATGGTCGAAGCCGACACCAAGATCCTCGTGGGCAAGTCGCTCACGCAGGGGCTCGGCGCCGGCGGCGACCCCAAGATGGGCGAGCGCGCCACCGAGATGGCCCAGGGCACGATCAAGGAGGTGCTCGGCGACGCCGACCTCGTCTTCGTCACCGCCGGGATGGGCGGCGGCACCGGGACCGGCGCGGCGCCGGTCGTCTCGAAGATCGCCAAGGAGCAGGGCGCCATCGTCGTCGGGATGGTCTCGACGCCGTTCAACGTCGAGCGCGCCCGCACCGTGAAGGCCGAGGAGGGCCTGGAGACCCTCCGCAACGAGGCCGACTCGATCATCGTCCTCGACAACAACCGGCTGCTCGACTACGTGCCGAACCTGCCGATCGGGAAGGCGTTCTCCGTGATGGACCAGATCATCGCGGAGACGGTGAAGGGGATCTCCGAGACGATCACCCAGCCGAGCCTCATCAACCTGGACTACGCCGACATGTCCACCATCATGAACCAGGGCGGCGTGGCCGTCATGCTCGTCGGCGAGACCCAGGACAAGAACAAGACCCAAGAGGTGGTCAACGACGCGATGAACCACCCGCTCCTGGACGTCGACTACCGCGGGGCCTCCGGCGGGCTCGTCCACATCACGGGCGGTCCGGACCTCACGCTGAAGGAGGCCGAGGGGATCGCGAACAACATCACCGAGCGGCTGGAGGCGAGCGCCAACGTCATCTGGGGCGCCCGCATCCAGGACGAGTACAAGGGGAAGGTCCGCGTCATGGCGATCATGACGGGCGTCCAGAGCGCGCAGGTGCTCGGCCCCTCGACGCAGAAGCAGGCCGACAAGTCTCGCGCCGCGGTCGACGCCGACGACCTCGGCGACTCCCGCTCGCGCGCCGCCGAGACGAACGGCACCGCCGGCGCGACGGCCTCCGGCGGCGCCGATCAGGGCGCCTGGGAGTCTGACGGCGGCACCGAGCCCGTCGAGAAGAACAACGGCCTCGACGTCATCCGCTAA
- a CDS encoding ribbon-helix-helix domain-containing protein, producing the protein MERVTLRIPKQQIDEVEQMVETGEFPNRSEAIRSAVRDMLNEQDGERDERGRNRNWAKV; encoded by the coding sequence ATGGAGCGTGTGACACTACGAATCCCGAAACAGCAGATAGACGAGGTCGAACAGATGGTCGAGACGGGCGAGTTCCCGAACCGGAGCGAGGCGATCCGGTCGGCCGTCCGCGACATGTTGAACGAACAGGACGGCGAGCGCGACGAGCGCGGCCGCAACCGCAACTGGGCGAAGGTGTAA
- a CDS encoding zinc ribbon domain-containing protein produces the protein MSKITFRADDDLVERLEACDASKSEVMREALRTYLDDAEAESAAAADADSAAAETVDAALADRVDDLIADRLDAALDDRLGGRSGPSDAAYARGNPAEINVNVSLDASDADADDARVTRETTTDAETEARKTPPNVTKGENACGGCGENVPADHVYCPNCGEKQSHRAFCECGDELRTDWAFCPGCGRRTPAADVLNDR, from the coding sequence ATGAGCAAGATCACCTTCCGGGCCGACGACGATCTCGTCGAGCGGCTGGAAGCGTGTGACGCCTCCAAGAGCGAGGTGATGCGGGAGGCGCTCCGGACCTACCTCGACGACGCGGAGGCCGAGTCGGCCGCCGCCGCCGACGCGGACTCGGCCGCCGCCGAGACGGTCGACGCCGCGCTGGCCGACCGCGTCGACGACCTCATCGCCGACCGACTCGACGCCGCGTTAGACGATCGCCTCGGCGGACGGTCGGGGCCGTCCGACGCGGCGTATGCGCGCGGAAACCCGGCCGAGATCAACGTGAACGTCTCGCTCGACGCTTCTGACGCCGACGCCGACGACGCGCGTGTGACACGTGAGACGACGACGGACGCCGAGACGGAGGCGCGTAAGACGCCGCCGAACGTCACTAAGGGCGAAAACGCCTGCGGAGGATGCGGAGAAAACGTCCCCGCTGACCACGTGTACTGCCCGAATTGCGGAGAAAAGCAGTCCCACAGGGCGTTCTGCGAGTGCGGCGACGAGCTGCGGACCGACTGGGCGTTCTGCCCCGGCTGCGGCCGCCGAACTCCGGCTGCGGACGTGCTAAACGATCGTTAA
- a CDS encoding bZIP transcription factor, which produces MSNRVEDLERQVAELQAAVNGLTEELVEMKERVRQVEDAQEVSVRADAAGDEARDTAEPDEEPAEATESAGGETRTHSDDHVEVVERTGDGNAGADDGSAETEGDDMVVPEQEATTPDAEAGESEAESDDEESDSDIIVA; this is translated from the coding sequence ATGAGTAACCGCGTCGAGGACCTCGAACGACAGGTCGCGGAGCTGCAGGCGGCGGTCAACGGGCTCACGGAGGAGCTGGTCGAAATGAAGGAACGCGTCCGACAGGTCGAGGACGCCCAGGAGGTGTCCGTACGGGCGGACGCCGCGGGCGACGAGGCGCGGGACACCGCCGAGCCGGACGAGGAGCCGGCCGAGGCGACCGAGTCGGCCGGGGGCGAGACGCGGACCCACTCCGACGACCACGTCGAGGTCGTCGAGCGGACGGGCGACGGGAACGCGGGCGCCGACGACGGGAGCGCCGAGACCGAGGGCGACGACATGGTCGTTCCCGAGCAGGAGGCGACGACGCCGGACGCCGAGGCCGGCGAGTCGGAGGCAGAGAGCGACGACGAGGAGTCGGACAGCGACATCATCGTCGCGTAA
- the smc gene encoding chromosome segregation protein SMC gives MHITEVVLDGFKSFGRTTRIPFYDDFTVVTGPNGSGKSNIIDGVLFALGLARTRGIRAKKLTDLIYNPGHDGGESSGGPNEASVTVVLSNEDGTLDRSQVVSAAGTENVGDVSEITIKRRVKETEDNYYSYYYLNGRSVNLSDVQDLLAAAGVTPEGYNVVMQGDVTEIINMTPYQRRGIIDEIAGVAEFDEKKEAAFEELDTVEDRIGEADLRIGEKQDRLDQLADERETALQYQEYRDELEEYRGFLKASELEEKREALAGVEGDIDDAEAELEELREELDARQGKLTRLEEDLADLNHEIETKGEDEQIQIRSEIEEVKGEISRLEDKIEAAEERAAEAETERRDAFVQIDRKEETIEELDEEIREAKVEKASVKSEIATKRSELADVEAEIEGADTEFDELKDELAEKKEAIESLREEKNEKQREKDRLLDEARRRSNAVSEARTELEEARESLPEHKARISELRSELDKAEKNEEKIEDVVADLFSEKAERSEELEAVEEELRERQNEYAKLEAAADQRGDTSWPRAVTEVKNGGIDGVHGAVGELGSVAAEYAEACETAAGGRLANVVVDDDGVGSTCIDYLKRRNAGRATFLPITEMDDRSLPRKPSLPGVVDFARNLVDYDAEYASVFSYVLGSTLVVEDMDTARELMGDYRMVTLDGDLVEKSGAMTGGSGGGSRYAFTKSGGGKLERLATEISELEDERQSLESEVDELEADIDDARDRKADAAERVRSLEADVERAEEDLADAEDRIDELETELEELEAERESVDEEMSELDAELDDLDAEIAELEGEIEEIEAELADSKIPELSERADEIRGEISDLEDRMDSLDGRQSELELEKGYAEDAVDDLHDTVETAQNRKAEAEEAVAEHEAAIEEKEAELEEKKAAIADLEEELTELKADREDLREEIKAATRERDEQRSLVAEAESDLEDLTDRRDRLEWEIDELESQVGEYDAEEIPDLDEVESRIEELEAEMEALEPVNMLAIDEYDEVQEALDQLQERRDVLVEERDAIEERIEGYEAAKKETFMATFESINDHFEDIFARLSAGSGELLLENPEDPFEEGLTMKAQPADKPVQRLEAMSGGEKSLTALSFIFAIQRHNPAPFYALDEIDAFLDAVNAERVGEMIEELAADAQFVVVGHRSALLERSDRAIGVTMQGDNLSAVTGMQFGDEGGDGDGEVSADD, from the coding sequence ATGCATATCACTGAAGTCGTTTTGGACGGGTTCAAGAGCTTCGGACGAACGACGAGGATCCCCTTTTACGACGACTTCACGGTCGTCACGGGGCCGAACGGCTCCGGGAAGTCGAACATCATCGACGGGGTCCTCTTCGCGCTCGGCCTGGCGCGCACCCGCGGGATCAGGGCGAAGAAGCTCACCGACCTGATCTACAACCCCGGCCACGACGGCGGGGAGAGCTCCGGCGGTCCGAACGAGGCCTCGGTGACGGTCGTCCTCTCGAACGAGGACGGCACCCTCGACCGGTCGCAGGTCGTCTCCGCGGCGGGCACGGAGAACGTCGGCGACGTCTCCGAGATCACGATCAAGCGCCGCGTGAAGGAGACCGAGGACAACTACTACTCCTACTACTACCTCAACGGGCGCTCGGTGAACCTCTCGGACGTGCAGGACCTGCTCGCGGCCGCCGGCGTGACGCCGGAGGGGTACAACGTCGTGATGCAGGGCGACGTCACCGAGATCATCAACATGACCCCCTACCAGCGGCGGGGGATCATCGACGAGATCGCGGGCGTCGCCGAGTTCGACGAGAAGAAGGAGGCCGCCTTCGAGGAGCTGGACACGGTCGAAGACCGGATCGGCGAGGCGGACCTCCGGATCGGCGAGAAGCAGGACCGGCTCGACCAGCTGGCAGACGAGCGCGAGACCGCGCTCCAGTATCAGGAGTACCGCGACGAACTCGAGGAGTACCGCGGCTTCCTCAAGGCCTCCGAGCTGGAGGAGAAGCGCGAGGCGCTCGCCGGCGTCGAGGGCGACATCGACGACGCGGAGGCCGAGCTGGAGGAGCTCCGCGAGGAGCTCGACGCGAGACAGGGGAAGCTCACCCGCCTAGAGGAGGACCTAGCCGACCTCAACCACGAGATCGAGACGAAAGGCGAGGACGAGCAGATACAGATCCGCTCGGAGATCGAGGAGGTGAAAGGCGAGATCTCGCGGCTGGAGGACAAGATCGAGGCGGCCGAGGAGCGCGCCGCGGAGGCGGAGACGGAGCGGCGCGACGCGTTCGTCCAGATCGACCGGAAGGAGGAGACGATCGAGGAGCTCGACGAGGAGATCCGCGAGGCGAAAGTCGAGAAGGCCTCCGTCAAGTCCGAGATCGCGACGAAGCGGTCCGAGCTGGCGGACGTCGAGGCCGAGATCGAGGGCGCCGACACCGAGTTCGACGAGCTGAAAGACGAGCTCGCCGAGAAGAAGGAGGCGATCGAGTCGCTGCGCGAGGAGAAGAACGAGAAGCAGCGCGAGAAGGACCGCCTGCTCGACGAGGCGCGCCGGCGCTCGAACGCCGTGAGCGAGGCGCGGACCGAGCTGGAGGAGGCCCGCGAGTCGCTGCCGGAGCACAAGGCGCGGATCTCCGAGCTCCGCAGCGAACTCGACAAGGCCGAGAAGAACGAAGAGAAGATCGAGGACGTCGTCGCGGACCTCTTCTCGGAGAAGGCCGAGCGGAGCGAGGAGCTCGAGGCGGTCGAGGAGGAGCTCCGCGAGAGGCAGAACGAGTACGCGAAGCTGGAGGCCGCCGCCGACCAGCGCGGCGACACCTCGTGGCCGCGGGCGGTGACCGAGGTGAAGAACGGTGGCATCGACGGCGTCCACGGCGCCGTCGGCGAGCTCGGCTCGGTCGCGGCCGAGTACGCGGAGGCGTGCGAGACGGCCGCCGGCGGCCGGCTCGCGAACGTCGTCGTCGACGACGACGGCGTCGGTTCGACGTGTATCGACTACCTGAAGCGCCGGAACGCGGGCCGGGCGACGTTCCTCCCCATCACGGAGATGGACGACCGGAGCCTCCCGCGGAAGCCCTCGCTGCCCGGCGTCGTCGACTTCGCGCGCAACCTCGTCGACTACGACGCCGAGTACGCCTCGGTGTTCTCGTACGTGCTCGGCTCGACGCTCGTCGTCGAGGACATGGACACCGCCCGCGAGCTGATGGGCGATTACCGGATGGTCACCCTCGACGGCGACCTCGTCGAGAAGTCCGGCGCGATGACGGGCGGGTCCGGCGGCGGCTCGCGGTACGCGTTCACCAAGTCCGGCGGCGGGAAGCTGGAGCGGCTCGCGACCGAGATCTCGGAGCTGGAGGACGAGCGGCAGTCGCTGGAGTCGGAGGTCGACGAGCTGGAGGCGGACATCGACGACGCGCGCGACCGCAAGGCCGACGCCGCGGAGCGCGTCCGGTCGCTGGAGGCCGACGTCGAGCGCGCCGAGGAGGACCTCGCGGACGCCGAGGACCGGATCGACGAGTTAGAGACCGAGCTCGAGGAGCTGGAGGCGGAACGCGAGTCGGTCGACGAGGAGATGAGCGAGCTGGACGCGGAGCTCGACGATCTCGATGCGGAGATCGCGGAGCTGGAGGGCGAGATCGAGGAGATCGAGGCGGAGCTCGCCGACTCGAAGATCCCGGAGCTCTCCGAGCGCGCCGACGAGATCCGCGGCGAGATATCGGACTTAGAGGACCGGATGGACTCGCTCGACGGGCGGCAGAGCGAGCTGGAGCTGGAGAAGGGGTACGCCGAGGACGCGGTCGACGACCTCCACGACACCGTTGAGACGGCGCAGAACCGGAAGGCGGAGGCCGAGGAGGCGGTCGCCGAGCACGAGGCCGCGATCGAGGAGAAGGAGGCCGAGCTCGAGGAGAAGAAGGCGGCGATCGCCGACTTAGAGGAGGAGCTCACGGAGCTGAAGGCCGACCGCGAGGACCTCCGGGAGGAGATCAAGGCGGCGACCCGCGAGCGCGACGAGCAGCGCTCGCTCGTCGCCGAGGCCGAGTCCGACCTGGAGGACCTGACGGACCGCCGCGACCGGCTGGAGTGGGAAATCGACGAGCTGGAGTCGCAGGTGGGCGAGTACGACGCCGAGGAGATCCCGGACCTCGACGAGGTCGAGTCCCGGATCGAGGAGCTGGAGGCCGAGATGGAGGCGTTAGAGCCAGTCAATATGCTCGCGATCGACGAGTACGACGAGGTGCAGGAGGCGCTCGACCAGCTCCAAGAGCGCCGGGACGTACTCGTCGAGGAGCGGGACGCGATCGAGGAGCGCATCGAGGGGTACGAGGCGGCGAAGAAGGAGACGTTCATGGCGACGTTCGAGTCGATCAACGACCACTTCGAGGACATCTTCGCGCGCCTCTCGGCCGGCAGCGGCGAGCTCCTCTTGGAGAACCCGGAGGACCCCTTCGAGGAGGGGCTGACGATGAAGGCGCAGCCCGCGGACAAGCCGGTCCAGCGGCTCGAGGCGATGAGCGGCGGTGAGAAGTCGCTGACCGCTCTCTCCTTCATCTTCGCTATCCAGCGGCACAACCCCGCGCCGTTCTACGCGCTCGACGAGATCGACGCGTTCCTCGACGCGGTCAACGCCGAGCGCGTCGGCGAGATGATCGAGGAGCTGGCCGCGGACGCGCAGTTCGTGGTGGTCGGCCACCGCTCCGCGCTGCTGGAGCGCTCCGACCGCGCCATCGGCGTCACGATGCAGGGCGACAACCTCTCGGCGGTCACCGGGATGCAGTTCGGCGACGAGGGTGGCGACGGCGACGGAGAGGTGAGCGCGGATGACTGA
- a CDS encoding ScpA family protein codes for MTEPPESVGAHGSGPGDESAAAGDADGVPSLDLTSERDGGPSGEPEAEAPGDVDGAGGDGAEEDGEVEPVELLVQLAEEGEIEPWDIDIVQVTDAFLERLDETDLRTTGRALFYASVLLRMKSDGMLADDDDDEEPEPEPWEVAMEGGAPDPADGDFDPVDELEAEMDRRLDRKSTRGSPETLDELVRELREAERGSWWKESREYDTSESPHGYDRGTQTLDYHTGDEFRRDGEPTAGEATDRTHDEDIEEVIVEIDNALRTHFDRGRTEVLFAEIEGAGGRPFMTYLALLFMAHRGSVRLQQDDLFGDLWVKDPTAMTGESEAIAD; via the coding sequence ATGACTGAGCCGCCGGAGTCGGTGGGCGCGCACGGGAGCGGACCGGGCGACGAGTCGGCGGCCGCGGGCGACGCCGACGGCGTCCCGAGCCTCGACCTGACGAGCGAGCGCGACGGGGGACCGTCGGGGGAGCCGGAGGCGGAGGCCCCGGGCGACGTCGACGGCGCCGGGGGAGACGGGGCCGAGGAGGACGGCGAGGTCGAGCCCGTCGAGCTCCTCGTCCAGCTCGCCGAGGAGGGCGAGATCGAGCCGTGGGACATCGACATCGTGCAGGTGACGGACGCCTTCTTGGAGCGGCTCGACGAGACGGACCTCCGGACGACTGGGCGGGCGCTGTTCTACGCCAGCGTCCTGTTGCGGATGAAAAGCGACGGGATGTTGGCCGACGACGATGACGACGAGGAGCCCGAGCCCGAGCCGTGGGAGGTCGCGATGGAGGGCGGCGCGCCGGACCCCGCCGACGGTGACTTCGACCCGGTCGACGAGCTGGAGGCGGAGATGGACCGTCGGCTCGACCGGAAGAGCACCCGGGGCTCGCCGGAGACGCTCGACGAGCTGGTCCGCGAGCTCCGGGAGGCCGAGCGCGGCTCGTGGTGGAAAGAGTCCCGCGAGTACGACACCTCGGAGTCGCCGCACGGGTACGACCGCGGCACGCAGACGCTCGACTACCACACCGGCGACGAGTTCCGGCGGGACGGCGAGCCGACCGCCGGCGAGGCGACCGACCGCACCCACGACGAGGACATCGAGGAGGTGATAGTGGAGATCGACAACGCCCTCCGGACCCACTTCGACCGCGGGCGTACGGAGGTGCTCTTCGCGGAGATCGAGGGCGCGGGCGGGCGCCCGTTCATGACGTACCTCGCGCTGCTGTTCATGGCCCACCGCGGCTCGGTGCGCCTCCAGCAGGACGACCTGTTCGGCGATCTGTGGGTGAAAGACCCCACGGCGATGACCGGTGAGTCGGAAGCGATAGCGGATTAG
- the mtnP gene encoding S-methyl-5'-thioadenosine phosphorylase: MSTIGFIGGSGIYEALPLNDVREVEYDTPYGEPSDAITIGEFADTGKEVAFLPRHGSEHGVSPTDLPYRANMYALKKAGVTHIFASNAVGSLKEELEPGTLVVPDQIYDRTKRRDLSFFGDGVVVHQPFADPYSPELVDHLTEAAEASTSPDTKVVKGGTYVCIEGPQYSTRAESEFYKSQGWDLVGMTAIPEAKLAREAEIAYATIAGVTDYDVWKEDSEVTLEEVLENAEKNQEAIKAAVEEAVRTLPDDLECEAHTSLEGTVNTPTDAIPEETQERVEPLLGDYL; encoded by the coding sequence ATGAGCACCATCGGCTTCATCGGCGGCAGCGGCATCTACGAGGCGCTGCCCCTGAACGACGTGCGCGAGGTGGAGTACGACACCCCCTACGGCGAGCCCAGCGACGCGATCACGATCGGCGAGTTCGCCGACACGGGCAAAGAGGTCGCCTTCCTCCCGCGGCACGGATCAGAGCACGGCGTCTCGCCCACCGACCTCCCGTACCGCGCCAACATGTACGCCTTGAAAAAGGCGGGCGTCACACACATCTTCGCGTCGAACGCGGTGGGAAGTTTAAAAGAGGAGTTAGAGCCCGGCACGCTCGTCGTCCCCGACCAGATCTACGACCGGACCAAGCGCCGCGACCTCTCCTTTTTCGGCGACGGCGTCGTCGTCCACCAGCCGTTCGCGGACCCGTACAGTCCGGAGCTGGTCGACCACCTGACAGAGGCCGCGGAGGCTTCCACGTCCCCTGACACGAAGGTCGTAAAGGGCGGCACCTACGTCTGCATCGAGGGCCCGCAGTACTCGACGCGCGCGGAGTCGGAGTTTTATAAGAGCCAAGGCTGGGACCTGGTCGGCATGACCGCGATCCCGGAGGCGAAGCTGGCCCGCGAGGCCGAGATCGCGTACGCGACGATCGCCGGCGTCACCGACTACGACGTCTGGAAGGAGGACAGCGAGGTGACGCTCGAGGAGGTGTTAGAGAACGCCGAAAAGAACCAAGAAGCGATCAAGGCCGCGGTCGAGGAGGCGGTCCGGACGCTCCCCGACGACCTGGAGTGCGAGGCGCACACCTCGCTCGAAGGTACCGTCAACACGCCGACCGACGCGATCCCCGAGGAGACCCAAGAGCGCGTCGAGCCGCTGCTGGGCGATTACTTATAA
- a CDS encoding putative sulfate exporter family transporter has protein sequence MRVVDAASPYLPGLALLAAGALLSHLVAGAVDGLQPLVVAVGLGALVGNAVGTPDAAKPGVGVDKLFLETGIVLLGAAVVVEEFIAAGPTVLGLVVVAVGGGLLLAELIARVLFRLDGTTPSLLAAGASICGVSAVVAIGRVLDARGAAITFAAATVLLFDAVTLVAFPIAGEWLGLTGRQFGVWAGVSMFSTGPVAAAGFAHSPEAGQWATVTKLARNSLLGGVAIVYSLAYTARSATEPGVRRLWAEFPKFLLGFLAVAVVANSGLLSPAALESIGRVSDALFTLAFVGLGFSIRFREMREVGGAAVGAVLVHLLVVSALALAAVRWLL, from the coding sequence ATGCGCGTCGTCGACGCCGCCAGCCCGTACCTCCCCGGCCTCGCGCTGCTGGCCGCCGGGGCGCTCCTCTCGCACCTCGTCGCCGGCGCGGTGGACGGGCTCCAGCCGCTCGTCGTCGCAGTCGGGCTCGGCGCGCTCGTCGGCAACGCGGTCGGCACGCCCGACGCCGCGAAACCGGGGGTCGGCGTCGACAAGCTCTTCTTGGAGACCGGGATCGTCCTGCTCGGCGCCGCGGTCGTCGTCGAGGAGTTCATCGCCGCGGGGCCCACTGTCCTCGGGCTGGTCGTCGTCGCGGTCGGCGGCGGGCTGCTGCTCGCCGAACTGATCGCGCGCGTGCTCTTTCGGTTAGACGGGACGACGCCCTCGCTGCTGGCCGCCGGCGCGAGCATCTGCGGCGTCTCCGCCGTCGTCGCGATCGGGCGCGTGCTCGACGCCCGCGGCGCCGCGATCACGTTCGCGGCGGCGACCGTGCTCTTGTTCGACGCCGTCACGCTCGTCGCGTTCCCGATCGCCGGGGAGTGGCTCGGGCTCACCGGCCGCCAGTTCGGCGTCTGGGCCGGCGTGAGCATGTTCTCGACCGGACCCGTCGCCGCCGCGGGGTTCGCCCACTCGCCGGAGGCGGGCCAGTGGGCGACCGTGACGAAGCTCGCGCGCAACTCCCTGCTGGGCGGCGTCGCCATCGTCTACTCGCTGGCGTACACCGCGCGGTCGGCGACCGAGCCGGGCGTGCGCCGGTTGTGGGCGGAGTTCCCGAAGTTCCTGCTCGGCTTCCTCGCTGTCGCCGTGGTCGCGAACAGCGGGCTGCTCTCGCCGGCCGCGCTGGAGTCGATCGGGCGCGTGTCGGACGCGCTGTTCACGCTGGCGTTCGTCGGCCTCGGGTTCTCGATCCGGTTCCGCGAGATGCGCGAGGTCGGCGGCGCCGCCGTCGGCGCCGTCCTCGTCCATCTGCTCGTCGTGAGCGCGCTCGCGCTGGCGGCGGTGCGGTGGCTGCTGTAG